Within Pecten maximus chromosome 15, xPecMax1.1, whole genome shotgun sequence, the genomic segment TTAATAGGTGTAAGTAATCATAGGTAAAAAAGGCCATTTAACCAAACCAGATCAAGCCCCATGGATTCTCTGGATCTTGTTTTTTGAAATCATGTTTTTTAGggaattatgataattattCAATTCCCATCCTagtatttaaatattgttaaatccCATAACCAGTTTTTCACACTGGAAATGGATGTAGATTAATTAGAGTTTCACCATACAGGactatttttttcagaatttcaagattttttatttgcagttgatattttttctaaatgCGCAGTTTTTCAAGATTGTACACCTATAGTTGCTGTAGATCAGCTAAATGTATTGTCTTATTGTGACAAAGGTAGAtgttatttcaaattaattatgaaaaaaacaactttatattgattttgaaatctTTTGTTGTATGTATAGGTATTAACATTCATTGTATGTTCTATTGTTTAGATACCAGCCCAGTTTGTGGAGTCTATGTTGGAGGTACACAAGCATTACACAGAGCTTATACAGCAGACGTTTCAGACTGATCAACAGTTTGTAGGAGCTCTAGACAAGGTAAACATCTTAATACTGTCCTAGGTCTAGTCATACACAGTAACAAAGATTGTAGGAGCTCTAGACAAGGTAAACATCTTAATACTGTCCTAGGTCGAatcctacacagtaacaaagGTTGTAGCAGCTCTAGACAAGGTAAACATCTTAATACTGTCCTAGGTCGAgtcctacacagtaacaaagGTTGTAGGAGCTCTAGACAAGGTAAACATCTTAATACTGTCCTAGGTCGAgtcctacacagtaacaaagGTTGTAGGAGCTCTAGACAAGGTATACATCTTAATACTGTCCTAGGTCGAgtcctacacagtaacaaagGTTGTAGGAGCTCTAGACAAGGTATACATCTTAATACTGTCCAAGGTCGAgtcctacacagtaacaaagGTTGTAGGGGCTCTAGACAAGGTATGCATCTTAATACTGTCCTAAGTCGAgtcctacacagtaacaaagGTTGTAGGAGGTCTAGACAAGGTACATCTTAATACTGTCCTAGGTCGAgtcctacacagtaacaaagGTTGTAGGAGGTCTAGACAAGGTACATCTTAATACTGTCCTAAGTCGAgtcctacacagtaacaaagGTTGTAGGAGGTCTAGACAAGGTACATCTTAATACTGTCCTAAGTCGAgtcctacacagtaacaaagGTTGTAGGAGGTCTAGACAAGGTACATCTTAATACTGTCCTAAGTCGAgtcctacacagtaacaaagGTTGTAGGAGGTCTAGACAAGGTACATCTTAACACTGTCCTAGGTCGAGTCATACACAGTAACAAAGGTTGTAGGAGGTCTAGACAAGGTATACATCTTAATACTGTCCTAGGTCGAGTCATACACAGTAACAAACGTTGTAGGAGATCTAGACAAGGTAAACATCTTAATACTGTCCTAGGTCGAGTCATACACAGTAACAAAGGTTGTAGGAGCTCTAGACAAGGTACATCTTAATACTGTCCTAGGTCGAgtcctacacagtaacaaagGTTGTAGAGATCTAGACAAGGTATACATCTTAATACTGTCCTAGGTCGAgtcctacacagtaacaaagATTGTAGAGGCTCTAGACAAGGTAAACATCTTAATACTGTCCTAGGTCGAgtcctacacagtaacaaagGTTGTAGGAGCTCTAGACAAGGTATACATCTTAATACTGTCCTAGGTCGAgtcctacacagtaacaaagGTTGTAGGAGCTCTAGACAAGGTAAACATCTTAATACTGTCCTAGGTCGAgtcctacacagtaacaaagATTGTAGGAGCTCTAGACAAGGTAAACATCTTAATACTGTCCTAGGTCGAgtcctacacagtaacaaagGTTGTAGGGGCTCTAGACAAGGTATACATCTTAATACTGTCCTAGATCGAgtcctacacagtaacaaagGTTGTAGGAGGTCTAGACAAGGTACATCTTAATACTGTCCTAGGTCGAgtcctacacagtaacaaagATTGTAGAGGCTCTAGACAAGGTATACATCTTAATACTGTCCTAGGTCGAGTCCTACACTGTAACAAACGTTGTAGGAGCTCTAGACAAGGTATACATCTTAATACTGTCCTAGGTCGAgtcctacacagtaacaaagGTTGTAGGAGCTCTAGACAAGGTATACATCTTAATACTGTCCTAGGTCGAgtcctacacagtaacaaagGTTGTAGGAGCTCTAGACAAGGTATACATCTTAATACTGTCCTAGGTCGAgtcctacacagtaacaaagGTTGTAGGAGCTCTAGACAAGGTATACATCTTAACACTGTCCTAGGTCGAGTCATACACAGTAACAAAGGTTGTAGGAGGTCTAGACAAGGTATACATCTTAATACTGTCCTAGGTCGAGTCATACACAGTAACAAACGTTGTAGGAGATCTAGACAAGGTAAACATCTTAATACTGTCCTAGGTCGAGTCATACACAGTAACAAAGGTTGTAGGAGCTCTAGACAAGGTACATCTTAATACTGTCCTAGGTCGAgtcctacacagtaacaaagGTTGTAGAGATCTAGACAAGGTATACATCTTAATACTGTCCTAGGTCGAgtcctacacagtaacaaagATTGTAGAGGCTCTAGACAAGGTAAACATCTTAATACTGTCCTAGGTCGAgtcctacacagtaacaaagGTTGTAGGAGCTCTAGACAAGGTATACATCTTAATACTGTCCTAGGTCGAgtcctacacagtaacaaagGTTGTAGGAGCTCTAGACAAGGTAAACATCTTAATACTGTCCTAGGTCGAgtcctacacagtaacaaagATTGTAGGAGCTCTAGACAAGGTAAACATCTTAATACTGTCCTAGGTCGAgtcctacacagtaacaaagGTTGTAGGAGGTCTAGACAAGGTACATCTTAATACTGTCCTAAGTCGAgtcctacacagtaacaaagGTTGTAGGAGGTCTAGACAAGGTACATCTTAATACTGTCCTAAGTCGAgtcctacacagtaacaaagGTTGTAGGAGGTCTAGACAAGGTACATCTTAACACTGTCCTAGGTCGAGTCATACACAGTAACAAAGGTTGTAGGAGGTCTAGACAAGGTATACATCTTAATACTGTCCTAGGTCGAGTCATACACAGTAACAAACGTTGTAGGAGATCTAGACAAGGTAAACATCTTAATACTGTCCTAGGTCGAGTCATACACAGTAACAAAGGTTGTAGGAGCTCTAGACAAGGTACATCTTAATACTGTCCTAGGTCGAgtcctacacagtaacaaagGTTGTAGAGATCTAGACAAGGTATACATCTTAATACTGTCCTAGGTCGAgtcctacacagtaacaaagATTGTAGAGGCTCTAGACAAGGTAAACATCTTAATACTGTCCTAGGTCGAgtcctacacagtaacaaagGTTGTAGGAGCTCTAGACAAGGTATACATCTTAATACTGTCCTAGGTCGAgtcctacacagtaacaaagGTTGTAGGAGCTCTAGACAAGGTAAACATCTTAATACTGTCCTAGGTCGAgtcctacacagtaacaaagATTGTAGGAGCTCTAGACAAGGTAAACATCTTAATACTGTCCTAGGTCGAgtcctacacagtaacaaagGTTGTAGGGGCTCTAGACAAGGTATACATCTTAATACTGTCCTAGATCGAgtcctacacagtaacaaagGTTGTAGGAGGTCTAGACAAGGTACATCTTAATACTGTCCTAGGTCGAgtcctacacagtaacaaagATTGTAGAGGCTCTAGACAAGGTATACATCTTAATACTGTCCTAGGTCGAGTCCTACACTGTAACAAACGTTGTAGGAGCTCTAGACAAGGTATACATCTTAATACTGTCCTAGGTCGAgtcctacacagtaacaaagGTTGTAGGAGCTCTAGACAAGGTATACATCTTAATACTGTCCTAGGTCGAgtcctacacagtaacaaagGTTGTAGGAGCTCTAGACAAGGTATACATCTTAATACTGTCCTAGGTCGAgtcctacacagtaacaaagGTTGTAGGAGCTCTAGACAAGGTATACATCTTAACACTGTCCTAGGTCGAGTCATACACAGTAACAAAGGTTGTAGGAGGTCTAGACAAGGTATACATCTTAATACTGTCCTAGGTCGAGTCATACACAGTAACAAACGTTGTAGGAGATCTAGACAAGGTAAACATCTTAATACTGTCCTAGGTCGAGTCATACACAGTAACAAAGGTTGTAGGAGCTCTAGACAAGGTACATCTTAATACTGTCCTAGGTCGAgtcctacacagtaacaaagGTTGTAGAGATCTAGACAAGGTATACATCTTAATACTGTCCTAGGTCGAgtcctacacagtaacaaagATTGTAGAGGCTCTAGACAAGGTAAACATCTTAATACTGTCCTAGGTCGAgtcctacacagtaacaaagGTTGTAGGAGCTCTAGACAAGGTATACATCTTAATACTGTCCTAGGTCGAgtcctacacagtaacaaagGTTGTAGGAGCTCTAGACAAGGTAAACATCTTAATACTGTCCTAGGTCGAgtcctacacagtaacaaagATTGTAGGAGCTCTAGACAAGGTAAACATCTTAATACTGTCCTAGGTCGAgtcctacacagtaacaaagGTTGTAGGGGCTCTAGACAAGGTATACATCTTAATACTGTCCTAGATCGAgtcctacacagtaacaaagGTTGTAGGAGGTCTAGACAAGGTACATCTTAATACTGTCCTAGGTCGAgtcctacacagtaacaaagGTTGTAGGAGCTCTAGACAAGGTAAACATCTTAATACTGTCCTAGGTCGAgtcctacacagtaacaaagGTTGTAGGAGCTCTAGACAAGGTATACATCTTAATACTGTCCTAGGTCGAGTCCTACACTGTAACAAAGGTTGTAGGAGCTCTAGACAAATGATTCCAATTTTTTCACTGTTTGGCATGACCAGATTTATCAAAAAATTTTGTAATTCCCCCGTACCACTAATTGTGTACCTCTCGATTGTAATTTATTTGTTCCACACCAATATGTATGAAATGATGAATTGCGACCAAAAAAGTCCATTGATGAACTATTGTTTACCTTACAGGCTTGTGCTGCGGCGATAAACTACCGACACAATCCTAAACACCCATGTAAATCAGCTGAGCTGGTGAGTACACGGGTCCAGTATAGATGTAAATCAGCTGAGCTGGTGAGTACAATACAACGGTCCAGCATAGATCTGTCCCCAAACAACAGGGAGGATTCAGCTCTCATAGCTATAGAAATACCCATGTAAAATACATCCTGGAAGGAATCTGGTATTAGAAGATATTGTCAGCTCAGACATTTTTCTCCCGCTTGAATAAAACAGTAAATTAGAAATGTCATACACATTTTGtgaaattgattgaaattgatTAGAAGGACTCTTTGCGTGGTTATCCATCAAACTCTTGTGGACTTTTGATATTGAAGTGACTGACTTGATGTTAAGTCACTACAGGTTGATGACACtgattttgttgttgtctttgATTGGTAAATGATATAAAGCAAAATGAAGAATTGATTTATTAGTAACATATCAAAATGTGTTGTTACCGTGGTAACATTTGATTGTTTGTCTTTTTCAGCTTGCTAAATACTGTGATAACTTACTAAAGAAGAGTTCTAAGGGAATCTCTGAGATGGAGTTGGATGACAAATTGTCTAGCTGTATTACCGTCTTTAAATATTTGGATGATAAGGATGTTTTCCAGAGGGTAAATATTTATCGGAAAGTGATCTCCCTTGTTATCCGTAGTGATGCATCaatttttaagattttatttgaacaagaaacatttatcaattttgtatttttgttcgggtaaatttgtaaaaattaaaatcagaaaaaaatgtattgatggAGGCAAGATCAAAATCCAAATTACTATTCAGGCTCATGTAACCAAATCATTATCTGAATATTGAAATGTAGAACTAGgatgtttttttatcatcaatcaaggtataaattaaaaaatatggtTAATTAAAAAATGCTGCATTTGTCAGTACTGTAACATCAGGGAATGCTGTTTCTGAAAATAGCATGACCCGGTCAATATCACAATTTAGTGACTTGATAAAGATTCAATCAATCATAGTGTAGGAAACAAATGCTCTAGATGAGGTTTGAAAGTTATCTTATAATGGGGAAGGTTTGTTGTGTTTAAAATATTTGCTTTTTGGGTGCTGGATAAAGCATGCAAAATGAGTACAACTTGCAATttagttgtaaaataaaaaaaaaattgtatggaCACTTTTTAATTACTTTACCACAAAGAAGGTGACATGGACTAAAAAACAGCTCTTCATACATAACTGTTTCAAAATCTTGAAGCTCCTTAAAGAATTCAATATGAATGAAGTTTCAGCACTATATGCTCCAGTTTGGATAGGATTTCTGTTCTAGACATTTTTTGTTGGATATTAGTAAGGACAATGACAGAGATGAAATGACACAATGaacattgttgtatatattattgttatattattatttgcACGCTAACCACAAAAGTTTGTATCTACAAAATAATTCCAAAGCTCTGTACCAGGAAAGAAAGTACACACAAACATTTCCTATTATGCCGTATCTGTTCACACACTACATAGAGAATTTTTGTACATCAGTTATGATATCTTATTCTTGTACTTTCAGTTTTACTCGCGGATGTTGGCCAAGAGGTTAATATTCTCACAGTCTGCGTCAATGGATGCTGAGGAAGCCATGATTAATAAACTCAAGGTAATTATAGGACGTTATGTTTATTATGGTAATCTGAACAAGGTCTGCATTATTATCACAATCTGAACAGGTCTACAGtaaaagttacatatataacaaGTACAGATGCTGGAACAGTGCTGTTTTGAGTATAAAAACACTTGCTAAATTGTCCTCTGTAACATAACATCTTATTCTTTGTCTTTCACTCTTGAAGAGGCTGTGTAacaattcaaaatcaaatatataatttaatccTAAATATCTTAAACAGTTTAATTAGACTTAAAAGAATACAAAAAAGTATAATTATGCTACAGGACATTAATTAAACATGTACTTGTACTTTGTGGGGGAAAATGTATgatatttcttctttttctcaCTTACAGCAAGCTTGCGGGTACGAGTTCACCAATAAGTTGCACCGAATGTTTACAGATATGAGTATAAGTATGGGCCTCAACAACGACTTCAGCGACTTCATCAGAAACAAGGACAATGAGGACCTCGGTGTCAATTTCACCATCATGGTGTTACAGGTCTGTGTTATTTGTTAACAGGAGTATGATGATGTACAGGCTTTTTTTATGTCGCCTGCTATTTTATTGGTGGGGAGGGGTTGGGGGAGAGTGGGGCGGGGTTGGGGGAGAGTGGGGCATATGTAACATTACCTATGTCTGTCCCCCAATTCTAGATAAATGACATAAGGATAACTTAGAAAAAAAGTTCTTTGCATAGGAGTGGGGGCATAATTGCctgacattttctagttttcttTGAACGTGACGGATGaaattatatacacatgaaTTAATCTGTcacattttcaataatttatttttttcatcagaTTTTGTTATTGAAGAATAAAGTAGTAACAAATATTATATGGTACATATGTACTTATTTTGTTGTGAAATGTTGTTTCAGGCAGGAGCTTGGCCTATCGGACAAAGTAACCTTCCAACTTTTGCCATTCCGCAGGAGTTAGAACGTAGTGTGAGAATGGTAGGTGTCATTGTAATGATTCtataaaaatgtgttaaattaaGGTATTACACAGCAGGTTTTTATTCAGAATTGCAATTTAAGTTTTACAGAAGACATACAATCAGTTTATACATTGAATTACATAGCTTATCCGCATTTGTCTATTAGCAGATGTTTTTCACCTGTGAAAGATATAATTTTCTAATAGTTAAAAGAATCAATCTAATTGTGAAATGTTTGATGcataatatttcttttgtatttcAGTTTGAAACATTCTATAATGGAAAATTTAGTGGTAGAAAATTGACGTGGATGCATAATTTCTGTAGTGGTAAGTGAATTAATATGGattattttctaaattgaaaatttcagaaagattttACTTATTACGGGGATGTATATGTTTCCAATATCTAATGttagatatgaaataaaaatatgaattcaaGAGGTTCATAATTCAAAAGGTAATTTCTTAGTTCTGTAAGAATCTTAAATGTAATGAATGTAATGAGTCGTCATCAGAAAAAAAGATCCAGATTGctaatgttatattgtgtgCTTATAGTAGTTGTACATGATTAAGATATACTTAGTTATTAATTCTAAGCGGCCCATCAGCACTATTATGTTGGCCAAAACGTGGTGAGTAAAAATGGGCAAAAAAggaaacaacatcaaacaaacaagaacaagacatgtaaaaatgtaaatatatattggcaCACTCACATATagttaataatgaaaaaaaagtgaCAATGGTTACACTGAGAACATGACATAGAGGCTCTTTTGGTGTGTGGCATTACATTTgtacagttaaaaatgaaatttattttatttttatttttttaatttttttttttaatttttgccaTATTATGGACTAAACTGTTATTGCTGTATTCTcgaggttaaagttttggttaaagttttgtaatggcacaccattcacttaataatggtataaggatgctgattctttgcataaaGGTTCTTTTGGTGTGTGGCATTACATTTgtacagttaaaaatgaaaaaaattattttcattttttgaaaattttggcatattatgaacttaacttttttctctgtattcttcaggttaaagttttggttaaaattttataatggcacaccattcacttaatatgGTATTGGGATtacttttgtacagttaaaaatgaaaaaattattttcactttttaaattttttccatAATATGGACTTCactgttttctctgtattgaATGCTTCACTGATATGAGGTtcttttggaataaaatcagtgtactactatgctgtgctatgcagaatcatgtttatatttcaatccaaggctgttattacacatttcaatttaaattcactttagattcttttactctgtatagtagacataccaaaagaatacctgaatatcttttaggggcaggaaacattgtttattcaacccaatagagttgaatttacacattgtttggaatgaacttattttcataaaatgatcatgtttcagttttggctaaactttttttactcaaattaggctaaagttttaacttgAGTGCACCGtaaggggacatgtattggtttagcaatactcacagaatgcttgtttttATATCACACCTTGTGGAAGATGGACATGAtgaattatttaatttaaaagcaCGGAAATCAGTGACAAGTGTGTGCTTTATTTCTTTGTAGCTGAGTTAAAATTTAACTACCTGAAGCGACCATTCATCGTTACCATGGGAACGTTCCACATGGCAATGTTACTGCTTTATAACACCTGTGATAGACTGACCTTCACAGAGCTCATGGATAACACAAAGTTACCAGAGAAAGAGCTCGTCAAGCAGATCCAGGGGCTCATTGACACGAAGCTTGTTATTGTTACGGTAAATGTTCCATTACAGCTAACTTCAAAATCCAGGCTTATTTGTAATGAATCCAATTATAATAACCATGTAAGGTCGatgttgatacatacaatattaatgtaacTTAACATGAAATCTGGACTAAGTTTTGTTGAATGATATTAAAATTTGTATATGTGAGACAATAAACAATTCCATGCTTTTGTCAATTCTATTGTATAATTTTTAATcgatgtaatgttatatatatgacgTTGTTGATTGTATTGTTCCTTGGAAATAAAGATTTAGGAATTATTCTTTGAACAATTTCCCCTAATACTGACAATGTTGCTGTTTCCAGGGAGACAAGGATGATCTATGTCGATGTTCCTTTGACCTCAATATGGAGTACACAAATAAACGTACGAAGTTCAAAATCGCAAGCACTGGTCAACGAGAGTCTCCGCAGGTATGTCAAACTCAAAGTTTATGACCTTTTAAATGATGAGGTCAAATATCATGATCTCCTTAAATTACATAGACATTTAAATCACTCATAAATCATGGAATCACTGGAAGGTAAAAAATCATTGATATACTGTCTGGTTGAAGTGCATAGATGGTTTTGAGTTATTGATTTAGGGTCACCCATCCACAAATACAAGCCATCCTTCAGTGACCtaaactgttgataggacgttaaacaatactaaaccacaaaatacatatttactaTGACAATATTATAAGTTTATTTGTCAAGCACCTTGTATACACTGATTACCATATGTATGGGGCCGCGTTGGCCAAAATGGTTgaggtgtcccaacactttatcactagccctccacctcagggttgcgagttcgaaacctacgtggggcagttgccaggtactgaccgtaggccggtggtttttctctggttactccagctttcctccacctccaaaacctggcacgttcttaaatgactctggttgttaataggacattaaacaaaacaaaccaaaccaaaccaaatactATATGCATGGAGAAGCTTTTGGTATttttcctcaaataagccccagCTCTCAACTAAAGTAAAAGTTAAGTATCAAAAGTTTGTTGAGCGCCCATTTGTGAGCCACTTTTAGGTTACTATTTTGAAATGGacgattctgcaaaaatgaagaaggggcttatttgtgggcaggagGTTATTTGCAGATAAATCCAGGTAGATTATCTAGTAGTTGTCTGCAGGTAAAAACTGAAGTAACTAGCTTACTGTTCATTCCTTTGACAAAATAAGAGAAAATcttttgtaaatgataaaatatctaCACCATTGGTGTTGTAAATGATTGTGTCTATCAACAGGAAGTAGAAAGTACCCACAATGCAGTAGATGAGGACAGAAAGATGTATCTACAAGCAGCCATTGTCCGAATCATGAAGGCGAGAAAGATCCTAAAACACACCATGTTGATACAGGAGGTATGTGCATGTGTATTCTGTAAATAGTAACTTGATAAAAGGTCAAGTGATTTCTGAAGGATTTTCTTCAGTTGTGTCCTGAACATCTtcaaaatgtttcattatacTGTAAGAGGTATGTGTTCTCAAACTGTTGACGAGTTCCATTATACTATAAGAGATAAaaagaggttacacaacgagtggttgttggatatggaattttatttcacacgagtaagttattttttaagagttacaaaagacacgagctttagcgagtgttttttgcaacttttaaaaaataacttacgagtgtgaaataaattccatatccaacaatttcgagtcgtgtgacctgtttctaccacaataatatcggcttgaatcaaagagAAACttggccaagtataatttcgcgtatgcaaataaagtgtaccggtgacgtccgggacccggtgatgtgacgtcattagattattgatgacgtcaataacaattgcagcttgggtcaaagttcaccgtgttagccaatcaaaatgcgtacagagtttataccacgtgtggtataaacagattgttaatcaacagctgtaatgattaactgatggtctgagagttgaataacacagggtattgtggtagaagaTATGATAATTAATGGATGCAGGCAATatgcctctatatccatatctgAGTTATTGGTTTAAAACGTTAGTGTTTCTTCGGGATATTGTGAGATATATGATGTGTTCTCAAACTACCGAAGTTCAACTTCAGAATTCATGTATCTTTTTACCAGAAATCACCAGATgttatgacaaaatatatacagatcaGGAAATTGAGATTATTTGTGAATAGTGAAATTTCACTCTTTTATCActatataacaaaattaatgttGTCTTTCCACAGGTGATCAGCCAGGCCCGAGCGCGGTTCACTCCCAATATTCCCATGATTAAAAAGTGTATAGAAGCTTTGATAGACAAACAGTATCTGGAACGGACTCCCAACTCGTCAGACGAGTATCGCTACGTAGCATAGCATCACTTAGCAACCGGTAGGGTTGGTGGTTAGGACAATGTGATACTTGGAAATGCTGtcttcattgttttgttaacaTATTTCCTGGATTAACGAAGGACAGAATGTTTACGCTGGAATGGATGGAAAAAGAATGTGATAGTGATTTTCATGTGATTCGTGTCATACAATCCGTAGAGTGGACATATTATATGTGTGAAAGTGATCATGCTACACAAATTTCTTCAGTGGAATATTACTTGTGTAATACAAGGTTGGGTGATGGTTTTCACCTTCACTGAATTCATAAGCCATTGAGAAACAACAGTTTGTGatgttttatgaaaaatttGAAATCTAATATTAATTTCTAAATCATGGCCATATGTGATCTCTCTCCAAATCTCAAGTGGTAGGTTGGCTTGTTTTGATTTGCTTGAACGTCAACACAGATTATAGAAAATGTCTCAATCTAACAGATGTTAATTCGTTTCTGGAAT encodes:
- the LOC117343703 gene encoding cullin-2-like isoform X1; amino-acid sequence: MSLRPRRVDFDTTWVNLLETVKGVITCAQVPRATWNDRFSDVYALCVACPEPLGDRLYQETKNFLEAHVETLHKNVVDGGEKNFLSLYHTHWVQYSKGSSFLNQLYGYLNTTYIKKQKYSDADLSYGGFSIESSDQMLEIGELALDTWKRLMVEPLKDALVRLILIDVWQDRCNGTVNQTILHGVINSFVNVEDYKKKHPLQLYEDIFEKPFRKETGDYYRQEAAKLKDECNCSEYMEKVIFRLDNEDFRSRKFLHPSSYNKITFECQQRMVADHLQFLHGECKEMVKLKHTKDLSNMYRLLKPINGGLGVLIQEVESHIRRTGLEAVKNLKGENIPAQFVESMLEVHKHYTELIQQTFQTDQQFVGALDKACAAAINYRHNPKHPCKSAELVSTRVQYRCKSAELLAKYCDNLLKKSSKGISEMELDDKLSSCITVFKYLDDKDVFQRFYSRMLAKRLIFSQSASMDAEEAMINKLKQACGYEFTNKLHRMFTDMSISMGLNNDFSDFIRNKDNEDLGVNFTIMVLQAGAWPIGQSNLPTFAIPQELERSVRMFETFYNGKFSGRKLTWMHNFCSAELKFNYLKRPFIVTMGTFHMAMLLLYNTCDRLTFTELMDNTKLPEKELVKQIQGLIDTKLVIVTGDKDDLCRCSFDLNMEYTNKRTKFKIASTGQRESPQEVESTHNAVDEDRKMYLQAAIVRIMKARKILKHTMLIQEVISQARARFTPNIPMIKKCIEALIDKQYLERTPNSSDEYRYVA
- the LOC117343703 gene encoding cullin-2-like isoform X2; the protein is MSLRPRRVDFDTTWVNLLETVKGVITCAQVPRATWNDRFSDVYALCVACPEPLGDRLYQETKNFLEAHVETLHKNVVDGGEKNFLSLYHTHWVQYSKGSSFLNQLYGYLNTTYIKKQKYSDADLSYGGFSIESSDQMLEIGELALDTWKRLMVEPLKDALVRLILIDVWQDRCNGTVNQTILHGVINSFVNVEDYKKKHPLQLYEDIFEKPFRKETGDYYRQEAAKLKDECNCSEYMEKVIFRLDNEDFRSRKFLHPSSYNKITFECQQRMVADHLQFLHGECKEMVKLKHTKDLSNMYRLLKPINGGLGVLIQEVESHIRRTGLEAVKNLKGENIPAQFVESMLEVHKHYTELIQQTFQTDQQFVGALDKACAAAINYRHNPKHPCKSAELLAKYCDNLLKKSSKGISEMELDDKLSSCITVFKYLDDKDVFQRFYSRMLAKRLIFSQSASMDAEEAMINKLKQACGYEFTNKLHRMFTDMSISMGLNNDFSDFIRNKDNEDLGVNFTIMVLQAGAWPIGQSNLPTFAIPQELERSVRMFETFYNGKFSGRKLTWMHNFCSAELKFNYLKRPFIVTMGTFHMAMLLLYNTCDRLTFTELMDNTKLPEKELVKQIQGLIDTKLVIVTGDKDDLCRCSFDLNMEYTNKRTKFKIASTGQRESPQEVESTHNAVDEDRKMYLQAAIVRIMKARKILKHTMLIQEVISQARARFTPNIPMIKKCIEALIDKQYLERTPNSSDEYRYVA